A genomic stretch from Scheffersomyces stipitis CBS 6054 chromosome 6, complete sequence includes:
- a CDS encoding predicted protein: MIPKGMQYLLGYTIISMASLAWASYDSLTKAVNFEVFLMEMTDGVKLGILINSVALNFVMVGKILQLSLFGELRLLEADHLMEKLPFYAGNLLFNLATTDNFLLNSFLLVTAVGFKAFHIILIDRADYVNLRIANNSNNETYTRAIIIKKYVFNLYFWLVFFFIFLDFSIAKLLVYDVFQGINSVVCLLFGFEFAIQGVEALTYCAKMFINIYELAVYRINEHHDNSEDDDDFLDEDIDIIWETKAFYSKGIDIASSSLMAVSYLAFIYLLTFHSVLSLPISMLQGTYSSLKQTYTEVRQLFAFIESSKRLDNQLRTATKEDLEATDNLCIICREDMNSVEDYETNFKKSLPARRRPKALPCGHILHMGCLKEWLERSDSCPLCRKKVFDPPDQNIQREEANHPQEQNQEEAQQHQLEENENQAQREIPANPEDNQEEIEDQQQSEGSESQTKSDVKESSSLQIDNSSGADVVEGSSNNIPDSSVATPSNPSGERQTIKLPPNSLLPPGWAVLPLKRTTFIESGGRVDYYVSFSRFQKGALKIRQVEPINNRIIYPFTQVKQDGEPEE; the protein is encoded by the exons ATGATACCTAAGGGAATGCAGTACCTACTAGGGTACACCATTATTTCCATGGCTCTGTTGGCGTGGGCATCATACGACTCGTTGACTAAAGCGGTGAACTTTGAAGTGTTTTTGATGGAGATGACCGACGGAGTCAAACTTGGAATACTCATTAACAGCGTGGCTTTGAATTTCGTGATGGTAGGgaagattttgcaattgtcaCTCTTTGGCGAATTAAGATTGCTAGAAGCAGATCATTTGATGGAGAAATTGCCGTTCTACGCGGGTAATTtgcttttcaatttggcGACAACAGACAATTTTTTGCTCAATTCATTTCTACTTGTAACGGCCGTTGGCTTTAAAGCCTTCCACATAATCTTGATAGACAGAGCTGACTACGTCAACTTGAGAATCGCTAATAATTCCAACAATGAAACTTACACGAGAGCCATAATAATCAAGAAGTATGTGTTCAATCTCTATTTCTGGcttgtcttctttttcatattccttgatttctcaATTGCTAAATTGCTTGTCTACGACGTCTTCCAGGGTATAAATTCCGTGGTCTGTCTCTTGTTTGGCTTCGAGTTTGCCATACAGGGAGTTGAAGCCCTCACTTACTGTGCAAAGATGTTTATCAACATCTACGAATTGGCAGTCTATAGAATAAATGAGCACCACGACAATagtgaagatgacgacgacTTTCTTGACGAAGATATCGACATAATATGGGAAACAAAAGCTTTTTACAGCAAAGGTATAGACATAGCATCATCGTCTTTGATGGCAGTATCATATCTAGCTTTCATCTATTTGTTAACTTTCCATTCCGTGTTGTCCCTTCCTATATCTATGCTCCAAGGAACCTATTCCAGTTTGAAGCAAACCTACACAGAAGTCAGGCAATTATTTGCATTTATCGAATCTTCTAAGCGTTTGGACAACCAACTTCGAACTGCcacaaaagaagatttaGAGGCAACTGACAACTTGTGTATTATTTGTCGTGAAGATATGAACTCGGTTGAAGACTACGAAACGAATTTCAAAAAGAGCCTACCAGCCAGAAGAAGGCCCAAGGCACTACCATGTGGTCATATATTGCATATGGGTTGTTTAAAAGAATGGCTTGAAAGATCAGATAGCTGTCCACTCtgtagaaagaaagtgTTCGATCCTCCTGATCAG AATATCCAAAGAGAAGAGGCAAATCATCCTCAAGAacaaaaccaagaagaagctcaacaacatcaattagaagaaaacgaaaatcAAGCACAGAGAGAAATTCCTGCAAATCCTGAGGAT AACCAGGAAGAAATTGAGGATCAGCAACAATCCGAAGGAAGTGAATCCCAAACAAAGAGTGATGTCAAAGAGAGCTCTTCACTTCAAATAGATAATAGTTCAGGAGCTGACGTAGTTGAAGGCTCTAGTAACAACATACCAGATTCTAGTGTCGCAACTCCGTCTAACCCTTCAGGTGAAAGACAAACCATCAAGCTTCCACCAAATTCTCTATTACCTCCTGGTTGGGCTGTATTGCCATTAAAGAGAACCACATTTATCGAGTCAGGGGGGAGAGTCGATTACTATGTCAGTTTCTCAAGATTTCAAAAGGGTGCTTTGAAAATACGGCAAGTTGAGCCAATTAACAATAGAATAATCTATCCCTTCACTCAGGTCAAACAAGATGGAGAACCCGAGGAGTAA